One Gordonia sp. SID5947 genomic region harbors:
- a CDS encoding class I adenylate-forming enzyme family protein — translation MTGIRQALRELWSAPDDARVLQQDGRWYTWGEVRLLVESIDHELSVSGASEGSRIAVVLGNRMESIAALIALLSTGRTITTLNPMQPVGRLTADLRQALPRVVLAPGELWEIDEFVSTVSELATDGYVIDAGMAHRATRGAASVDDASTTDTVAIEMFTSGTTGPPKRVPLTWRQLDAAMSAVHGHVGAARSAREPLTGRVALVTLAIVHIGGMWGVLQALTEARPFVLLPRFTVEGWVGAVEEHKPRIASLPPAAMRSLLNAEVPVDKLASLRAVTAGTTFLSPDLADEFIARYDIPVLTVYGATEFSGAVAGWTKPMHAQWWTTKRGSVGRPFPGVQLRVVDDKGLVLPRGETGALEVCSGQTGSGSDEWVHTSDLAHIDGDGFLYIDGRADDAIIRGGFKVQPEVVANALREHSAVLDATVYGKDDDRLGQVPVAVVELVDGNRVIDESELKEFLRDHLTGYEVPVAIHAVESLPRSVSLKVDRRRLLELVAELEASTA, via the coding sequence GTGACGGGTATCAGGCAAGCGCTTCGCGAGTTGTGGTCGGCCCCAGACGATGCCCGGGTGCTCCAGCAAGACGGTCGGTGGTACACGTGGGGCGAGGTGCGCCTCCTCGTCGAGAGCATCGATCATGAGCTGAGTGTGTCCGGAGCGTCCGAGGGATCGCGCATCGCGGTGGTCCTGGGAAATCGTATGGAGTCGATCGCCGCACTGATCGCTCTTCTGAGTACCGGCCGCACGATCACGACGCTCAATCCCATGCAACCTGTCGGTCGGCTGACCGCCGATCTGCGACAAGCTCTTCCACGCGTGGTGCTGGCCCCTGGGGAACTCTGGGAAATCGACGAATTCGTCTCCACTGTAAGCGAACTCGCCACCGATGGCTATGTCATCGATGCCGGGATGGCACATCGCGCGACTCGGGGGGCGGCAAGCGTCGACGATGCGAGCACCACCGACACGGTGGCGATCGAGATGTTCACCTCGGGGACGACCGGTCCACCCAAGCGGGTTCCGCTGACCTGGCGTCAGCTCGACGCCGCGATGTCCGCGGTACACGGCCATGTCGGCGCCGCACGGTCGGCGCGCGAACCCTTGACCGGGCGGGTGGCACTGGTGACCCTCGCCATCGTGCACATCGGAGGCATGTGGGGCGTGCTCCAAGCGCTCACCGAGGCACGGCCATTTGTGTTGTTGCCCAGGTTCACCGTGGAGGGGTGGGTCGGTGCTGTCGAGGAACACAAGCCGAGGATCGCGAGCCTGCCTCCTGCCGCGATGCGCTCGCTCCTCAACGCAGAGGTGCCCGTGGACAAGCTGGCCAGTCTGCGGGCGGTGACCGCCGGTACCACGTTTCTGAGCCCCGATCTGGCCGACGAGTTCATCGCGCGCTACGACATCCCGGTGCTCACCGTCTATGGCGCGACCGAGTTCTCGGGTGCGGTCGCCGGCTGGACGAAGCCGATGCACGCGCAATGGTGGACAACGAAGCGCGGGAGTGTCGGCCGTCCCTTCCCCGGCGTGCAGTTGCGCGTGGTCGACGACAAAGGTCTGGTTCTCCCACGGGGAGAGACGGGTGCGCTGGAGGTGTGCTCGGGACAGACCGGATCGGGCTCCGACGAGTGGGTGCACACCAGCGATCTCGCTCACATCGATGGCGACGGATTTCTCTACATCGACGGTCGAGCCGACGACGCCATCATCCGCGGTGGGTTCAAGGTGCAACCTGAGGTGGTGGCCAACGCCCTGCGTGAGCACAGCGCGGTCCTCGACGCCACGGTCTACGGCAAGGACGACGACCGATTGGGACAGGTCCCGGTGGCGGTTGTGGAACTGGTGGATGGTAACCGGGTGATCGACGAGTCGGAGCTGAAAGAGTTCCTGCGCGACCATCTCACCGGATACGAGGTCCCGGTGGCCATCCACGCAGTCGAATCCCTGCCTCGCAGTGTGTCTCTCAAGGTCGACCGTCGTCGGCTGCTCGAACTCGTCGCCGAACTGGAGGCGTCGACCGCCTGA
- a CDS encoding thiolase family protein, translating into MMSAVIVEAVRTPVGRKKGRLSGIHPADLSATVLDGLVERSGIDPGVVDDVIWGCVQQVSEQAIDIARTAVLTAGWPESIPGVTVDRQCGSSQQALNFAVASVEAGHYDVVVAGGVESMSRVPMGSSTSVGESPFTQRYRDRYDGIVPNQGIGAEMIAEKWGLSRNDVDAYAARSHERAAAAQDAGWLDRQIVPVTTADGIVSADEGIRRGTSVETLAKLKPVFAEDGVIHAGNASQVSDGAAALLVMSEEAARRHSLTPLARVHTAVVTGADPVIMLTGPIPATAKALAKAHLDVSDIGVFEVNEAFATVPLAWQREVGVDDEVLNPNGGAIAFGHPLGGSGARIMTDLIAHMRRNHIRYGLQTMCEGGGQANATILELLAA; encoded by the coding sequence CTGATGTCTGCAGTGATCGTCGAAGCCGTCCGTACCCCTGTCGGCCGCAAGAAGGGACGTCTGTCCGGGATTCATCCGGCGGATCTGTCCGCCACCGTCCTCGACGGGCTCGTGGAACGGAGCGGAATCGATCCGGGGGTCGTCGACGACGTCATCTGGGGATGTGTCCAACAGGTCTCCGAACAGGCCATCGACATCGCCCGAACTGCGGTGTTGACGGCCGGCTGGCCGGAATCGATCCCGGGCGTGACCGTCGACCGGCAGTGCGGATCATCGCAACAGGCACTCAATTTCGCGGTCGCCAGTGTGGAAGCGGGTCACTACGATGTGGTCGTCGCGGGGGGCGTGGAGTCGATGTCACGGGTGCCGATGGGCTCGTCCACGTCGGTCGGCGAGAGCCCGTTCACGCAGCGATACCGTGATCGGTACGACGGCATCGTGCCGAACCAGGGGATCGGTGCGGAGATGATCGCGGAGAAGTGGGGTCTGTCACGCAACGACGTCGATGCGTATGCCGCCCGCTCACACGAGCGGGCAGCGGCCGCGCAGGATGCGGGATGGCTCGACCGGCAGATCGTCCCGGTGACGACGGCGGATGGCATCGTGTCCGCGGACGAGGGCATCCGTCGCGGGACTTCGGTCGAGACCCTGGCGAAACTCAAGCCCGTATTCGCCGAGGACGGGGTCATACACGCGGGCAACGCCTCCCAGGTCTCCGACGGTGCCGCGGCGCTGCTGGTGATGAGCGAGGAGGCCGCCCGGCGGCACTCGTTGACCCCTCTGGCACGGGTGCACACGGCCGTCGTGACGGGGGCGGACCCCGTGATCATGCTGACCGGGCCGATCCCAGCCACCGCGAAGGCACTCGCGAAGGCGCATCTGGACGTTTCCGACATCGGTGTGTTCGAGGTCAACGAGGCCTTTGCGACCGTGCCACTGGCATGGCAACGGGAGGTCGGAGTGGACGACGAGGTTCTCAATCCGAACGGTGGTGCCATCGCGTTCGGTCATCCGCTGGGGGGTTCGGGCGCACGGATCATGACAGACCTCATCGCGCATATGCGGCGCAATCACATCCGATACGGATTGCAGACGATGTGTGAAGGCGGCGGTCAAGCGAACGCCACCATCCTCGAACTGCTCGCGGCATGA
- a CDS encoding enoyl-CoA hydratase/isomerase family protein encodes MDLDALTTVIAELDDNVLTLTLNRPERLNSFTNTMRAEFRQIWEHAREDDDIHVMVLRAAGDRAFSTGMDTREGTFISDNVFSRRDPGNDLSPKHNGCWKPLICAVHGMVAGGALYWLNEADIIVASDDAQFFDPHVSYGLVAALEPIGLAHRIPIGEVLRMVLLGLDERMSAQRAREIGFVSEIVARADLWTRAESLARRIAAKPPAAIQGSVRAIWESRDVGRSHALATGMSYTSLGNPIGKAQVNRAEVATRDYEVR; translated from the coding sequence GTGGACCTCGATGCCCTGACCACAGTGATCGCGGAGCTCGACGACAATGTTCTGACGCTCACGCTCAACCGTCCCGAACGGCTCAATTCGTTCACCAACACGATGCGTGCGGAATTCCGGCAGATCTGGGAACACGCACGCGAGGACGACGACATCCACGTCATGGTCCTGCGCGCCGCCGGTGACCGTGCCTTCTCGACCGGTATGGACACCCGCGAGGGAACCTTCATCTCCGACAACGTCTTCAGTCGCCGCGATCCCGGGAACGATCTGTCTCCCAAACACAACGGCTGCTGGAAACCATTGATCTGCGCGGTCCACGGGATGGTCGCGGGCGGTGCGCTCTACTGGCTCAACGAGGCGGACATCATCGTCGCCAGTGACGATGCCCAGTTCTTCGATCCGCACGTGTCCTACGGCCTCGTCGCGGCGTTGGAACCGATCGGGCTGGCTCACCGGATCCCGATCGGTGAGGTCCTTCGCATGGTCTTGCTCGGTCTCGATGAGCGGATGTCGGCGCAACGGGCACGCGAGATCGGGTTCGTGAGTGAGATCGTCGCCCGAGCAGACCTGTGGACGCGGGCGGAGTCCCTGGCGCGACGGATCGCTGCGAAGCCTCCTGCGGCCATCCAGGGCAGTGTGCGGGCGATCTGGGAATCCCGGGACGTCGGCAGATCTCATGCGCTGGCAACGGGAATGTCGTACACGTCGTTGGGCAACCCCATCGGCAAGGCCCAGGTGAACAGGGCTGAGGTCGCGACGCGCGACTACGAGGTCCGCTGA
- a CDS encoding CaiB/BaiF CoA-transferase family protein: MQSGPLSGLRVVEMLGLGPAPFGCMLLADLGADVISLRRPGAAVPALARNRAILDVDLKDQQVVSEVREIIAAADVVVEGFRPGVMERLGLGPEDLRPRESGLIYARMTGWGQTGPLARTAGHDLTYIAVTGALHLATRAGGRPVPTANLLGDFGGGAMYLVTAVLAALHERVRTGEGTVLDVAIVDGATYLTSMQHEYRARGVWSDEPGTNRLDTGAPYYDVYACADDRFVAVGALEEPFFVRLLEVLELDPELVQGRELPVNWPGLREKIATAVRRRTRDEWADRAQETDACLAPVLDLSEAAGHPQMADRDVLLTTGENRWTPKLPMGFVPDGGSPDQLLERWGVSLSTVDLVNQEY, from the coding sequence GTGCAGTCGGGACCGTTGAGCGGGCTACGTGTGGTCGAGATGCTGGGCCTCGGACCGGCACCCTTCGGGTGCATGCTTCTGGCGGACCTCGGTGCCGACGTGATCTCGTTGCGCCGTCCGGGGGCCGCGGTACCGGCGCTGGCGCGTAATCGCGCGATCCTCGATGTCGATCTCAAGGATCAGCAGGTGGTATCGGAAGTCCGCGAGATCATCGCCGCCGCCGACGTCGTGGTCGAGGGGTTCCGGCCGGGCGTGATGGAACGCCTCGGACTCGGACCAGAGGACCTGCGGCCGCGCGAGTCCGGGCTGATCTATGCGCGGATGACCGGGTGGGGTCAGACCGGCCCGCTCGCACGGACGGCGGGGCACGATCTGACCTACATCGCCGTGACCGGCGCCCTGCACCTTGCCACTCGTGCCGGTGGCCGCCCCGTTCCGACCGCCAATCTCCTCGGTGACTTCGGGGGTGGGGCAATGTATCTCGTCACTGCGGTCCTGGCTGCCCTGCACGAACGCGTTCGTACCGGCGAGGGAACGGTGCTCGACGTCGCCATCGTCGACGGGGCAACCTATCTCACGTCGATGCAACACGAGTATCGGGCGCGGGGTGTCTGGTCCGACGAGCCGGGAACGAACCGGTTGGACACCGGCGCCCCGTACTACGACGTGTATGCGTGCGCGGACGATCGGTTCGTGGCCGTCGGTGCGCTCGAAGAACCGTTCTTCGTTCGACTGCTCGAGGTGCTCGAGTTGGACCCGGAATTGGTCCAGGGACGCGAGCTCCCCGTGAACTGGCCGGGCTTGCGCGAGAAGATCGCGACGGCAGTGCGACGGCGCACGAGAGACGAGTGGGCCGATCGGGCTCAGGAGACCGATGCATGCCTCGCCCCGGTTCTGGACCTGTCCGAGGCTGCGGGGCATCCACAGATGGCAGACCGTGATGTGCTGCTGACCACGGGTGAGAACCGATGGACGCCAAAGCTTCCCATGGGATTCGTGCCGGATGGCGGCAGCCCCGATCAACTGCTGGAGAGGTGGGGAGTGAGCCTCTCGACCGTTGACCTGGTCAACCAGGAATACTAG
- a CDS encoding CaiB/BaiF CoA-transferase family protein produces the protein MHRPMEGVRILEVAQFTFVPAAGAVLADWGADIVKVEHAEKGDAQRGLVRVLGYDLAGSSFAPIMEGPNRGKRSVGIALERPESRPVLEELVKKSDVFLTNFLPAARSKLGITLEDIRAINPDIIYVSGSGFGSEGPDADKGGYDSTAFWARGGSAFGTTPAEAERVSFMPAGAYGDNIGGMTIAGGIAAALYGRAMTGEPSEIDVSLLAVGAWATQFTVNMALMRGEAMPAPSSEKRSASAGNPLSGAYRTSDGRWIQLSMLQARRYWPEFCRAIGHDELVDDERFRTDALITEHYTQALDIFSEIIGAQPLDHWRAALKDIRGQWAVLQDSWDLGNDQALTANGRIADMVDAEGNPQKLVANPVKFDNAPVSLTRAPQFAEHTDEVLRELGLDDDQLIALKIAGAVT, from the coding sequence ATGCACCGCCCGATGGAAGGCGTCCGCATTCTCGAGGTGGCGCAGTTCACCTTTGTCCCGGCCGCCGGAGCGGTCCTGGCCGACTGGGGTGCGGACATCGTCAAGGTCGAGCACGCGGAGAAGGGTGACGCCCAGCGCGGACTGGTGCGGGTGCTCGGATACGACCTGGCCGGTTCGTCTTTCGCTCCCATCATGGAAGGTCCGAATCGCGGGAAACGCAGTGTGGGAATCGCACTCGAACGACCCGAGTCCCGTCCCGTGCTCGAAGAACTCGTCAAGAAGAGTGACGTCTTCCTGACGAATTTTCTGCCGGCCGCGCGTAGCAAACTCGGGATCACGCTCGAGGACATCCGGGCGATCAATCCCGACATCATCTACGTGTCCGGGAGTGGCTTCGGTTCCGAGGGGCCGGATGCGGACAAGGGAGGCTATGACTCGACCGCGTTCTGGGCGCGCGGTGGCAGCGCCTTCGGTACCACCCCTGCGGAGGCGGAGCGGGTCAGCTTCATGCCGGCTGGAGCATACGGGGACAACATCGGAGGAATGACCATCGCGGGCGGGATCGCGGCGGCGCTCTACGGTCGTGCGATGACCGGGGAACCGTCGGAGATCGACGTCTCGCTCCTCGCGGTGGGTGCGTGGGCCACGCAGTTCACCGTGAACATGGCCCTGATGCGCGGTGAGGCGATGCCTGCGCCCTCTTCGGAGAAGCGTTCTGCGAGTGCGGGTAATCCGCTCTCCGGGGCCTACCGCACGTCGGATGGACGGTGGATTCAATTGTCCATGCTGCAGGCGCGACGCTATTGGCCGGAGTTCTGCCGCGCGATCGGCCACGACGAACTCGTCGACGACGAGAGATTCCGGACCGACGCACTGATCACCGAGCATTACACGCAGGCGCTGGACATCTTCTCGGAGATCATCGGCGCACAACCTCTCGACCACTGGCGTGCTGCGCTGAAGGACATCCGCGGACAGTGGGCGGTTCTGCAGGATTCCTGGGATCTTGGCAACGACCAGGCCCTCACCGCCAACGGTCGTATCGCCGACATGGTCGATGCCGAGGGCAACCCACAGAAGCTGGTGGCCAATCCGGTCAAGTTCGACAATGCACCCGTGTCGCTCACCCGTGCACCCCAATTCGCCGAACACACCGACGAAGTGCTTCGTGAACTGGGCCTCGACGACGACCAGCTGATCGCCCTGAAGATTGCCGGTGCGGTCACCTGA
- a CDS encoding SDR family NAD(P)-dependent oxidoreductase, producing MDIAGKSAVVVGGASGMGRATAVALARAGAHVAILDREGSDGKDLATEIGGIFHPADITDFDGVEEVLAAAVAELGGLHVAVNTAGGGKVQKTLGRNGPHDLDMYRQVIDLNLVGTFNLNRLQALHMSANDPVDDERGVIVNTSSLAAFEGQIGQVAYAAAKAGIAGSALVMARDLGPLGIRVLAIAPSLFSTGATAGFTDEQVAPLVKDAAFPKRMGRPEEYAKLALAIVDNPMLNGQCIRLDAGQRFAPR from the coding sequence ATGGACATCGCAGGCAAGTCGGCGGTCGTGGTCGGCGGAGCATCCGGGATGGGTCGGGCCACGGCCGTGGCCCTGGCTCGGGCAGGTGCGCACGTGGCCATCCTGGACCGGGAGGGCAGCGACGGCAAGGACCTGGCCACGGAGATCGGAGGGATCTTCCACCCAGCCGACATCACCGATTTCGACGGTGTGGAGGAGGTCCTCGCGGCGGCGGTGGCAGAACTCGGCGGACTCCATGTCGCGGTCAACACCGCAGGCGGCGGCAAGGTGCAGAAGACATTGGGCCGCAATGGTCCTCACGACCTCGACATGTACCGGCAGGTGATCGATCTGAACCTCGTGGGTACCTTCAACCTGAACCGTCTGCAGGCGCTGCACATGTCGGCCAACGATCCGGTTGACGATGAACGAGGGGTCATCGTCAACACCTCGTCCCTGGCCGCGTTCGAAGGGCAGATCGGCCAGGTCGCCTATGCGGCCGCGAAGGCCGGGATCGCCGGCAGCGCCCTGGTCATGGCTCGCGACCTCGGCCCGCTCGGGATCCGAGTGCTCGCGATCGCACCCAGCCTCTTCTCTACCGGCGCCACAGCGGGATTCACCGATGAGCAGGTCGCCCCATTGGTGAAGGATGCCGCCTTCCCCAAACGCATGGGACGCCCAGAGGAGTACGCGAAACTCGCGCTGGCGATCGTGGACAACCCGATGTTGAACGGCCAGTGCATCCGCCTGGACGCCGGCCAACGGTTCGCACCGCGTTAG
- a CDS encoding fatty acid--CoA ligase family protein — MNIALLSDMAADGFGERVVVGTRDSGITAIGLRSMSTAGAEIIRRSRADAVVYLAVNGPAFPVAMFSAARAGVPLVPVNYRLGREQLDALLANHPSALGIADPEHAPILERAGLQVLTTEQWLDQTRATTPVTEADQPSIESNAPAVIIYTSGTTAAPKGVLLRNENLTSYVFGSVEFANAGETEAALVSVPPYHIAAVANVISNLYAGRRTLVLEQFTPEEWLQTVRDEHVTNALVVPTMLARIVETDADKSIPSLRNLAYGGAPMPSRVIEEALRLWPEVGFVNAYGLTETSSTIAVLGPQDHRDALASDDERVRTRLGSVGRALPGVRIEIRDDDGALLPPGHVGRICVSGEQVSAEYAGVGRVVDGQGFFDTRDKGFVDDDGFLFVGGRADDTIIRGAENIAPAEIEDVILRHPDVLDVAVVGVPDEEWGQRIEAVVVLRADADRDAEGLRDHVRAALRGSKTPERFVFWDQVPRTETGKLVRRHVVDRLVTESAPASVNGA, encoded by the coding sequence ATGAACATCGCGTTGTTGTCGGACATGGCCGCGGATGGTTTCGGAGAACGGGTCGTCGTGGGTACCCGGGATTCGGGCATCACCGCGATCGGCCTACGGTCCATGTCCACCGCGGGCGCGGAGATCATCCGCAGGTCGCGTGCCGATGCGGTGGTGTACCTCGCGGTCAACGGACCGGCATTCCCGGTGGCGATGTTCTCGGCTGCCCGTGCCGGCGTTCCGCTGGTGCCGGTCAACTATCGGTTGGGTCGTGAACAACTCGATGCACTTCTCGCGAATCATCCCTCGGCACTGGGGATCGCAGATCCCGAGCACGCGCCGATCCTCGAACGTGCCGGCCTACAGGTGCTGACCACGGAGCAATGGCTGGATCAGACGCGGGCAACCACGCCGGTGACCGAGGCCGACCAGCCGTCGATCGAGAGCAATGCGCCCGCGGTGATCATCTACACGTCCGGGACGACGGCCGCCCCCAAGGGGGTGCTGCTGCGCAACGAGAACCTCACCTCCTATGTGTTCGGTTCGGTGGAATTCGCGAACGCCGGGGAGACAGAGGCCGCATTGGTGAGCGTTCCGCCGTATCACATTGCGGCCGTGGCCAATGTCATCAGCAATCTGTACGCAGGCAGGCGGACACTTGTGCTGGAGCAGTTCACCCCGGAGGAGTGGCTGCAGACCGTGCGCGACGAGCACGTCACGAACGCCCTGGTGGTCCCGACGATGCTGGCCCGCATCGTGGAAACCGATGCAGACAAATCGATTCCGTCGCTGCGAAACCTCGCGTACGGCGGCGCACCGATGCCGTCGCGCGTGATCGAAGAGGCCCTGCGACTCTGGCCCGAGGTCGGTTTCGTGAATGCCTACGGCCTCACCGAGACGAGTTCGACGATCGCGGTGCTCGGTCCGCAGGACCACCGGGATGCATTGGCCAGCGACGACGAACGCGTGCGAACGCGTCTCGGTTCCGTCGGCCGGGCGCTACCGGGTGTACGGATCGAGATCCGCGACGACGACGGGGCGCTTCTCCCGCCCGGCCATGTCGGGAGGATATGCGTGTCCGGCGAACAGGTCTCGGCGGAATATGCCGGCGTCGGCCGTGTCGTCGACGGGCAGGGGTTCTTCGATACCCGTGACAAGGGATTCGTGGACGACGATGGCTTTCTCTTCGTCGGTGGACGCGCCGACGACACGATCATCCGGGGCGCGGAGAACATCGCGCCGGCCGAGATAGAGGACGTCATCTTGCGTCATCCCGACGTTCTCGACGTCGCGGTGGTGGGTGTGCCCGACGAAGAGTGGGGTCAGCGCATCGAGGCCGTTGTGGTCCTGCGGGCCGACGCGGATCGGGACGCCGAGGGGCTTCGCGACCATGTCCGCGCGGCGTTACGCGGCAGCAAGACCCCGGAGCGATTTGTCTTCTGGGACCAGGTGCCACGCACGGAGACGGGGAAGCTCGTCCGCCGGCATGTGGTCGACCGGCTGGTGACCGAGTCGGCGCCGGCGTCGGTGAACGGGGCGTGA
- a CDS encoding acyl-CoA dehydrogenase family protein, which produces MPQRFYDDDHNAFRQVVESFVARDVTPNLEQWEDDRETGREVWKSAGALGILGVRTPEEYGGGGARDYRFRCVVQEELARVGAASLASGFSINEDIVGSYLNELGTEKQKRDWLPGMAQGDVVASIAMSEPAAGSDLRGMKTTAVRSGDEWIINGAKTFITSGYSSDVVLTAARTGAKNGRPQLSLILVPTTSAGFERGRKLRKLGLHAQDTAEISFTDVRVPAENLVGDEGRGFHHLTAQLPLERLSIAWRALAAAEAALDWTVRYTSERKAFGTRIIDFQNTRFKLAEMTTEVEITRAFLEQGILALNAGEFDATLGAKAKWWTTELQNRVINGCLQMHGGYGYMDEYPISRAYADARVQTIVGGTTEIMKEIIGRDLAARHPG; this is translated from the coding sequence GTGCCGCAACGCTTCTACGACGACGACCACAACGCCTTTCGGCAGGTCGTCGAGAGTTTCGTCGCCCGCGACGTGACACCGAACCTCGAGCAGTGGGAGGACGACCGCGAAACCGGGCGCGAAGTCTGGAAATCCGCCGGGGCATTGGGAATTCTCGGGGTGCGTACGCCTGAGGAGTACGGCGGTGGCGGGGCACGCGACTATCGGTTCCGATGTGTGGTCCAGGAAGAACTGGCACGTGTCGGGGCCGCGTCGCTGGCATCGGGATTCTCGATCAACGAGGACATCGTCGGGTCGTACCTCAACGAACTCGGAACCGAGAAGCAGAAGCGGGACTGGCTGCCCGGCATGGCACAGGGTGACGTCGTCGCGTCGATCGCGATGTCCGAGCCTGCCGCCGGCAGTGACCTGCGCGGTATGAAGACCACGGCGGTCCGAAGTGGTGACGAATGGATCATCAACGGGGCCAAGACATTCATCACGAGTGGATACTCGTCGGACGTGGTGCTCACGGCTGCGCGCACCGGTGCGAAGAACGGCAGGCCCCAACTGTCGCTCATCCTGGTACCGACCACGTCGGCAGGCTTCGAGCGCGGCCGCAAGTTGCGCAAACTGGGTCTACACGCCCAGGACACCGCCGAGATCTCGTTCACCGACGTACGCGTGCCCGCGGAGAACCTGGTGGGCGACGAGGGACGTGGCTTTCATCATCTCACGGCGCAACTGCCACTCGAGCGCCTCTCGATCGCATGGCGGGCATTGGCCGCGGCCGAGGCCGCCCTCGACTGGACCGTGCGGTATACGAGCGAACGCAAGGCGTTCGGTACGCGGATCATCGATTTCCAGAACACACGTTTCAAGCTCGCCGAGATGACCACCGAGGTGGAGATCACGCGGGCGTTCCTCGAGCAGGGCATCCTGGCGCTCAACGCGGGCGAGTTCGACGCCACGCTGGGCGCCAAGGCGAAATGGTGGACCACCGAGTTGCAGAACCGGGTCATCAACGGCTGTCTGCAGATGCACGGTGGCTACGGCTACATGGACGAATATCCGATCTCGCGCGCCTACGCGGATGCACGGGTGCAGACGATCGTCGGTGGGACCACCGAGATCATGAAGGAGATCATCGGGCGCGATCTGGCCGCCCGTCACCCCGGTTGA
- a CDS encoding acyl-CoA dehydrogenase family protein → MKYGVTAELDDFRAEVRDFVRRHAPAIPPKAGVRVAEDQRELGLLKAWTGKLFEAGYVGGSWPREYGGNGPDHQLERDVVVGEEIARHRAPAPVQGAANLVAHALIDHGTDEQKQAYLAGIRSGEHIFCQLFSEPGSGSDLASLRTRATRLDNGGFRITGQKVWTTNGQWADYGYLLARTNPEAPKHKGISAFIIDMSLPGVDVRPLREMTGTADFNEVFLDDVEVDESALIGEIDQGWRIANSSLGHERSGVANNAVRLQRNISALFELAGTVRRRGRPAIEDDAVRERLGELSASVDALSALVYAALTRVSRGDVRAGDAPMTKLMFSELGVEIAAFALELCGEEGILVAGDESVVDHGRWQDEFLYARAYTIAGGSSEIMRNMIAERGLGLPR, encoded by the coding sequence GTGAAGTACGGAGTGACAGCCGAATTGGACGATTTCCGCGCGGAGGTTCGCGACTTCGTCCGCCGCCACGCGCCCGCGATCCCGCCCAAGGCGGGTGTCCGTGTCGCAGAGGACCAGAGAGAACTCGGCCTGCTCAAAGCGTGGACGGGCAAGCTGTTCGAGGCCGGCTACGTCGGAGGTTCTTGGCCGCGCGAATACGGCGGAAACGGCCCCGATCACCAACTCGAACGAGATGTGGTGGTCGGCGAGGAGATCGCGCGGCACCGCGCGCCCGCCCCTGTCCAAGGCGCCGCAAATCTGGTCGCCCATGCGCTCATCGATCACGGCACCGACGAACAGAAGCAGGCATACCTCGCCGGGATCCGGTCGGGCGAACACATATTCTGTCAGCTCTTCAGCGAGCCGGGCTCCGGAAGCGATCTGGCCTCGTTGCGGACCCGGGCCACCCGACTGGACAACGGTGGCTTCCGAATCACCGGCCAGAAGGTGTGGACGACGAACGGGCAGTGGGCCGACTACGGCTACCTGCTCGCGCGGACGAATCCAGAAGCACCCAAGCACAAGGGAATCAGTGCCTTCATCATCGACATGAGCCTGCCGGGCGTCGACGTCCGGCCACTGCGTGAGATGACCGGCACCGCCGATTTCAACGAGGTCTTCCTCGACGACGTCGAGGTGGACGAGAGCGCGCTGATCGGAGAGATCGACCAGGGCTGGCGGATCGCGAACTCCAGCCTCGGCCACGAGCGGTCGGGCGTTGCGAACAACGCGGTTCGCCTGCAGCGCAACATCTCCGCCCTGTTCGAGCTTGCCGGGACCGTCCGGCGCCGTGGACGACCGGCGATCGAAGACGATGCGGTCAGGGAACGTCTCGGCGAACTGTCCGCGTCGGTGGATGCCTTGTCGGCCCTGGTCTACGCGGCCCTCACCAGGGTGTCTCGTGGGGACGTCCGTGCGGGTGATGCCCCGATGACGAAGCTGATGTTCAGCGAACTGGGTGTGGAGATCGCTGCCTTTGCGCTGGAGCTCTGCGGTGAGGAAGGCATCCTGGTCGCGGGTGACGAATCGGTGGTCGATCACGGTCGATGGCAGGACGAGTTCCTCTACGCGCGTGCGTACACCATCGCGGGCGGCAGTTCGGAGATCATGCGCAACATGATCGCCGAACGTGGACTGGGGCTGCCGCGCTGA
- a CDS encoding ferredoxin, producing MKVSIDLDKCAGHARCFATSPEMFEIDDGGYALNAEISVPEGDEALALEAVAACPERAIETR from the coding sequence ATGAAAGTCTCGATCGACCTCGACAAGTGCGCCGGACACGCGCGTTGCTTTGCCACCTCGCCCGAAATGTTCGAGATCGATGACGGTGGCTATGCACTGAACGCCGAGATCAGTGTTCCGGAGGGAGACGAGGCACTGGCCCTCGAGGCCGTCGCGGCGTGCCCCGAACGTGCCATCGAAACACGGTGA